A single Candidatus Liberibacter asiaticus DNA region contains:
- the trxA gene encoding thioredoxin has translation MSALKVDTKSFDSEVLECSNPVVVDFWASWCRPCVKLSPIIDDIADELADKVKITKLDIEESSEISTRYQISSIPTLILFKDGKVIDRMMPGASSQSDIIEWILSRV, from the coding sequence ATGAGTGCATTAAAAGTAGATACAAAGAGCTTTGATTCGGAGGTTTTGGAATGCTCGAATCCAGTAGTGGTCGATTTCTGGGCAAGTTGGTGTCGTCCTTGTGTAAAACTATCTCCTATTATTGACGATATTGCAGATGAACTTGCTGATAAAGTAAAAATCACGAAACTTGATATAGAAGAAAGTTCTGAAATATCTACACGCTATCAAATATCTTCCATCCCTACTCTTATTTTATTTAAAGACGGGAAAGTAATAGACAGGATGATGCCTGGTGCCTCTTCTCAGAGTGATATTATCGAATGGATATTATCCCGAGTATAA
- a CDS encoding bifunctional folylpolyglutamate synthase/dihydrofolate synthase, translated as MAADSLLKMGYLLEDLGRPQDRLPPVIHIGGTNGKGSVASFSQRLLETSGLSVHVHTSPHLIRWNERFRLGVKGGRGRLVEDVELLDVFRRVRRVKSAQNLTIFELSIATALVLFSKYPADCAIIEVGLGGSLDATNIIEKVAVSVITSISLDHEKILGNTVSAIAKDKSGIIKPGCPVVIGHQVYDEVREILVSKAEKMGCPYNVYGDDFYAFEKNKCLVYQDKISQTNLTVLGLVGEHQYINAATAICAVQMAGFTLEKECINAALQSVQWFGRLQKITEGPLLNKLPDHSEVWIDGGHNPNAGLVVSKEISKLKGSSNKPFYLVIGMVEGKKYGRYLEAFVELSPIVLSVSLICRGRERQSISITPKVLMQEAKKLGFQAMACSSMIEALSRVRKINEELPPPLILIAGSLYLAGEALRENGVRIN; from the coding sequence ATGGCTGCAGACTCTCTATTAAAAATGGGATATCTTTTGGAAGATTTAGGTAGACCACAAGATCGTCTTCCTCCAGTAATTCACATAGGGGGAACAAACGGTAAAGGATCAGTGGCTTCATTTTCTCAAAGGTTGCTTGAAACATCGGGTTTATCGGTACATGTTCATACTTCTCCTCATCTGATCAGGTGGAATGAACGTTTTCGTTTGGGAGTGAAAGGAGGTAGAGGGAGGTTAGTAGAAGATGTAGAATTGCTTGATGTGTTTCGTCGTGTCAGACGAGTAAAAAGTGCTCAGAATCTTACTATTTTTGAATTATCAATTGCTACTGCTTTGGTTTTATTTTCAAAATATCCTGCAGATTGCGCTATCATTGAAGTAGGTCTCGGTGGTAGCCTTGATGCTACTAATATAATTGAAAAAGTTGCTGTTTCTGTCATTACGTCAATTTCTTTGGACCATGAGAAAATTTTGGGCAATACTGTTAGTGCAATTGCAAAAGATAAATCAGGTATTATAAAACCTGGATGTCCCGTAGTCATAGGTCATCAGGTGTATGATGAGGTGCGGGAGATTCTTGTTTCAAAAGCGGAAAAAATGGGATGTCCGTATAATGTTTACGGCGATGATTTTTATGCTTTCGAAAAAAATAAATGTCTTGTCTATCAAGATAAGATTTCTCAAACCAATTTGACAGTCCTCGGACTCGTAGGGGAACATCAGTATATTAATGCAGCAACTGCGATTTGTGCTGTTCAAATGGCTGGTTTTACATTAGAAAAGGAATGTATTAACGCTGCGTTACAGTCGGTTCAATGGTTTGGACGCCTTCAAAAAATTACAGAGGGTCCTTTACTCAATAAATTACCAGATCATTCTGAAGTGTGGATAGATGGTGGTCACAATCCAAATGCTGGATTGGTGGTTTCTAAAGAAATATCTAAATTAAAAGGATCTAGTAATAAGCCATTCTATCTTGTGATAGGTATGGTAGAGGGAAAAAAATACGGGAGATATTTAGAAGCATTTGTAGAATTATCTCCCATTGTGTTGTCGGTTTCTCTTATATGCAGAGGGCGTGAGCGCCAATCGATAAGTATTACCCCAAAGGTTTTGATGCAGGAAGCAAAAAAGTTAGGTTTCCAAGCAATGGCTTGTTCTTCCATGATAGAAGCACTTTCGAGAGTGAGGAAAATTAATGAAGAGCTTCCCCCTCCATTGATCCTCATAGCAGGATCGCTTTATCTTGCAGGGGAAGCTCTTCGCGAGAATGGGGTACGCATCAATTAA
- the accD gene encoding acetyl-CoA carboxylase, carboxyltransferase subunit beta, whose product MNWITNFVRPRINSVFGRRAIPENLWVKCPETGAMVYHKDLKENQWVISSSDFHMKIPAKERLKFLFDNAKYCLLDQPQVCQDPLKFRDNKKYIDRLKENRSKTGLIDSIVSAVGNVRDFKLVAVVHEFSFIGGSIGIAAGEAIVKSCERAIAEKCPLVMFTASGGARMQEGILSLMQLPRTTIAINMLKDAGLPYIVVLTNPTTGGVTASYAMLGDIHLAEPGAEIGFAGRRVIEQTVREKLPDGFQRSEYLVEHGMIDRIVHRHDIPEVVSSLCKILTKSVQ is encoded by the coding sequence TTGAATTGGATCACAAATTTTGTTCGTCCACGTATAAATTCTGTATTCGGTCGTAGGGCAATTCCGGAAAATCTTTGGGTCAAATGTCCAGAAACAGGGGCGATGGTCTATCACAAAGACTTGAAAGAAAACCAATGGGTTATATCTTCCTCAGATTTTCATATGAAAATACCTGCAAAAGAAAGATTAAAATTTCTATTTGATAATGCGAAGTACTGTCTATTAGATCAACCTCAAGTATGTCAAGATCCATTGAAATTTCGTGATAATAAAAAGTATATAGATCGATTGAAGGAAAATCGTTCTAAGACGGGTTTGATTGATTCAATCGTGTCAGCTGTCGGTAATGTGCGTGATTTTAAGTTAGTTGCTGTTGTTCACGAATTTTCTTTTATAGGGGGATCAATAGGTATTGCCGCAGGTGAAGCTATTGTGAAATCTTGCGAAAGGGCTATTGCCGAAAAGTGTCCTCTTGTGATGTTTACAGCATCCGGTGGTGCGCGTATGCAAGAAGGTATTCTATCGCTTATGCAATTGCCTCGTACCACAATTGCAATCAATATGCTGAAAGATGCTGGACTTCCTTATATTGTCGTCTTGACCAATCCTACAACAGGTGGTGTTACAGCTTCTTATGCTATGCTTGGTGATATTCATTTAGCTGAACCTGGTGCTGAAATCGGTTTTGCTGGAAGAAGGGTCATCGAGCAAACAGTAAGAGAAAAGTTGCCAGATGGTTTTCAAAGATCCGAGTATTTAGTAGAGCATGGGATGATTGATAGAATCGTTCATAGACATGATATTCCTGAGGTTGTATCTTCGTTGTGTAAGATATTGACTAAAAGTGTACAGTGA
- the coaE gene encoding dephospho-CoA kinase (Dephospho-CoA kinase (CoaE) performs the final step in coenzyme A biosynthesis.) has product MLIIGLTGSIGTGKTTVAEFLKKEKIPVISSDDIVDKLYHYEAVDIIKKTFPRSIQNNKVNKARLLGILQKSPAKLEILEKIVHPMVRMHEKKILHDLSCRGEKIVFFDTPLLFEKRKEYLFDAVVVVTCSFETQRERVLSRKKHTEENFLFILSKQMNEKDKISRADYVINTEGTIEAIEKETQKMLKYILKINDSKK; this is encoded by the coding sequence GTGTTGATTATAGGATTGACTGGATCCATTGGGACAGGAAAAACAACAGTTGCAGAATTTTTGAAAAAAGAAAAAATTCCAGTCATTAGCTCTGATGATATCGTTGATAAACTGTATCATTATGAAGCTGTAGATATAATAAAAAAAACTTTTCCTAGGTCGATCCAAAATAATAAAGTGAATAAAGCTCGTCTACTAGGGATATTACAAAAATCACCTGCAAAATTGGAAATTCTTGAAAAAATCGTACATCCGATGGTCAGGATGCATGAAAAGAAAATCTTACATGATTTGTCTTGTAGAGGGGAAAAAATAGTTTTTTTTGATACACCTTTGCTCTTTGAAAAAAGAAAGGAGTATCTATTCGATGCGGTAGTCGTTGTTACTTGTAGTTTTGAAACACAACGTGAACGTGTTTTGTCAAGAAAAAAGCATACGGAGGAAAATTTTCTTTTTATCTTATCTAAGCAAATGAACGAAAAAGATAAAATATCTCGCGCTGATTATGTTATAAATACAGAAGGGACAATTGAAGCAATAGAAAAAGAAACTCAGAAAATGCTCAAATATATTTTAAAAATAAATGATTCGAAAAAATAA
- the dnaQ gene encoding DNA polymerase III subunit epsilon: protein MRKIVFDIETTGLDSKNDRIIEIGAVELLDYSKTNRTFQVFLCPNGRKNSPEALKLHGITDEFLKDKPSFSSIFSEFWDFFNEQNAEWIAHNAKFDVGFINAELQRINKDPLDPSRIIDTLSIARRKHPSSRNDLNSLCKRYGITISHRSKHGALLDSHLLSDVYIKMMVGGSQINFGFKTNEDRFFKEEKKTVPNISLLKRDKPLFTRITKEELDEHDKTIQTLGKNAIWDRYISSNQ, encoded by the coding sequence ATGCGTAAAATAGTATTTGATATTGAAACCACGGGGCTTGATTCAAAAAACGATAGAATCATTGAAATTGGAGCTGTCGAACTATTGGATTATTCTAAAACTAATCGAACTTTTCAGGTTTTTCTTTGCCCCAACGGTAGAAAAAATAGCCCAGAAGCTCTAAAACTGCATGGTATAACCGACGAGTTCTTAAAAGATAAACCTTCTTTTTCCTCAATTTTTTCTGAATTTTGGGATTTTTTTAATGAACAAAATGCAGAGTGGATAGCTCATAATGCTAAATTCGATGTTGGTTTTATTAACGCTGAATTGCAACGAATCAACAAAGATCCCTTGGATCCATCAAGAATCATTGATACTTTATCTATTGCAAGACGTAAACATCCTTCTTCTAGGAATGATTTAAACTCTCTTTGTAAACGATATGGAATAACTATTTCACATCGATCAAAACATGGAGCATTATTGGATTCTCATCTTCTTTCAGATGTTTATATAAAAATGATGGTCGGAGGATCACAGATAAACTTTGGATTCAAAACAAATGAGGATCGTTTCTTTAAAGAAGAAAAAAAAACAGTCCCAAATATCTCCCTTTTAAAACGAGATAAACCCCTTTTCACACGGATCACAAAAGAAGAATTAGATGAACATGATAAAACTATTCAGACGCTAGGTAAAAATGCTATTTGGGATAGATATATTTCATCTAATCAATAA
- the secB gene encoding protein-export chaperone SecB codes for MEKKQKQAFTILNQYIKDFSFESPNAPHCFFDIQNQQPTIKINVQVNANTISGADFDVILSFDIEAKNNDKVIFRLELAYSGILRILDCPQEHISQILFVECPQLLFPFVRQIISNTIRDGGFPPLVIDTIDFLKLFQQEKSLIKNKEGLMK; via the coding sequence ATGGAAAAAAAACAAAAGCAAGCATTTACTATTTTGAATCAATATATAAAGGATTTTTCTTTTGAATCTCCTAACGCCCCACATTGTTTTTTTGATATTCAAAATCAACAACCTACAATAAAAATCAATGTACAAGTCAACGCAAATACCATTTCAGGTGCTGATTTTGATGTTATTCTTTCATTTGATATTGAAGCTAAGAATAACGACAAGGTAATTTTTCGTTTGGAATTAGCATACAGTGGTATTCTCCGGATTCTTGATTGTCCACAAGAACATATTTCGCAAATTTTATTTGTTGAATGTCCTCAACTCCTTTTTCCTTTTGTAAGACAAATTATTTCAAATACGATCAGAGATGGTGGCTTCCCCCCCCTTGTAATTGATACGATTGATTTTCTAAAATTATTCCAACAAGAAAAATCCTTGATAAAAAATAAAGAAGGACTGATGAAATAA
- a CDS encoding Tim44/TimA family putative adaptor protein has product MDSGDFLILLFAFITFFVFLQLRGVLGKKTGNEKPFSGFFSGKYVFSKRDERGIITLGKGKKKDNLDSINELFPIGTRLNKVMRDIVSVYTDFDPKDFLNEARNSYEAIVDSFFEGKVHAIEKLVDSRVYQDFNDSLSTRKSNEKNVKSSLVGIDDMKIINASIEENTVYITIRIVGQFISASYDKDNLLISSDPEIFGKVIDIWTFVRNIPPSNPNWVLISTKLGE; this is encoded by the coding sequence ATGGATTCAGGTGATTTCTTGATACTTTTATTTGCTTTTATAACGTTTTTTGTTTTCCTGCAATTACGTGGTGTTTTGGGAAAAAAAACAGGAAATGAAAAACCTTTCTCAGGTTTTTTCTCTGGAAAATATGTTTTTTCAAAAAGAGATGAACGGGGAATTATAACCTTAGGAAAAGGAAAAAAGAAGGATAATTTAGATTCCATTAATGAATTATTTCCTATTGGTACTCGATTAAATAAAGTTATGCGGGACATTGTTTCAGTTTATACTGATTTTGATCCTAAGGATTTTTTGAATGAAGCTCGTAACTCTTACGAAGCGATTGTAGATTCTTTTTTTGAAGGAAAAGTTCATGCAATTGAAAAACTAGTTGATAGTCGAGTTTATCAAGATTTCAACGATTCTCTTTCAACACGAAAATCTAATGAAAAAAATGTTAAATCAAGTCTCGTGGGCATCGATGATATGAAAATTATTAATGCAAGTATCGAAGAAAATACTGTATATATAACAATACGCATAGTTGGACAGTTTATTTCTGCTTCATATGATAAAGATAATTTATTGATTTCTAGTGATCCTGAAATTTTTGGCAAAGTCATTGATATTTGGACTTTTGTACGGAACATTCCTCCTAGTAATCCTAATTGGGTATTAATTTCTACAAAACTAGGAGAATAA
- the gyrB gene encoding DNA topoisomerase (ATP-hydrolyzing) subunit B: MSDNIQNSSYDADSIQILKGLDAVKKRPSMYIGDTDGESGLHHMIYEVLDNAIDESLEGYADIITVTLNMDGSCTVSDNGRGIPTDLHKEEGISAAEVIMTRLHAGGKFNQKSYKVSGGLHGVGVSVVNALSSWLKLRIKREGNIYEMSFINGILDNPLVVTGSAGNDTGTEVTFLPSSDIFSVQDFNYDTLQHRLRELSFLNSSVQISLIDKRSPEPREITMFYKGGIEAFVSYLDRHKKPLMQSPIRIQGSRDNISIDLAMRWNDGYHENVLCFTNNIPQKDGGTHLSGLRSALTRQITSYVEKSFGSKKDKRSVIGDDCREGFTSVLSIKMPDPRFSSQTKEKLVSSEVRSVVESFVNDGLSAWLEEHPLEAKIIVKKVLDASMVRDAARRARDLTRRKGVLDIASLPGKLADCSERDPKKSELFLVEGDSAGGSAKQGRSRENQAILPLRGKILNVERARFDKMLSSQEIGTLITALGTGIGQDSFDINKLRYHKIIIMTDADVDGAHIRTLLLTFFFRQMPSLIHNGFLYIIKPPLYGITRGKSLQYVKDEESLEDYLINQSLSEEIELFCDSKGVISKNDLRNFIDDALKIDKLIKDFYPNHDKTFIEQAVISGVFNCESDQEINVSLASKLANRLNFIAEKSEKSWHGSINNSDILVKRIARGVQEQFVLEGSSIFSFGSKYKRIFSNRIEENYLTILSLICNGDKIKITGPCSLLDTIFSIGRKGISMQRYKGLGEMNASQLWETTLNPDTRSLLRVKITDASQADDLFSRLMGDEVEPRREFIQENSLPSALDI, from the coding sequence ATGAGCGATAATATCCAAAATTCCAGTTATGATGCTGATTCTATACAAATTTTAAAAGGTCTGGATGCCGTAAAGAAAAGGCCATCCATGTATATAGGCGATACGGATGGTGAATCTGGATTGCATCATATGATCTATGAGGTGTTGGATAATGCAATAGATGAATCCTTAGAAGGTTATGCAGATATCATTACCGTTACCTTGAATATGGATGGTTCTTGTACAGTATCGGATAACGGGCGTGGTATTCCAACGGATCTTCATAAAGAAGAAGGTATATCTGCTGCAGAAGTTATTATGACTAGACTGCATGCTGGAGGAAAATTCAATCAAAAATCTTATAAAGTGTCGGGAGGACTACATGGAGTTGGTGTCTCTGTAGTTAATGCACTTTCTTCATGGTTAAAGTTACGAATTAAACGTGAAGGTAATATATATGAAATGTCGTTTATTAATGGAATACTTGACAACCCATTGGTTGTGACGGGTAGTGCTGGTAACGATACTGGTACAGAAGTGACCTTTTTACCGAGTAGTGATATTTTTTCTGTTCAAGATTTTAATTATGACACTCTACAACATAGATTAAGAGAACTCTCTTTTTTAAATTCTAGTGTCCAAATTTCCTTGATAGATAAGCGTAGCCCTGAACCTCGAGAAATAACAATGTTTTATAAAGGGGGTATAGAAGCTTTTGTTTCTTATTTGGATAGACATAAAAAACCATTAATGCAAAGTCCTATTAGAATCCAAGGATCAAGGGATAATATTAGTATTGATTTAGCAATGCGATGGAATGATGGATATCATGAAAATGTTTTGTGCTTTACAAATAATATTCCTCAAAAAGATGGTGGAACTCACTTATCAGGATTACGTTCTGCGTTAACTCGTCAAATCACCTCTTATGTAGAAAAAAGTTTTGGTTCCAAAAAAGATAAAAGATCCGTTATTGGAGATGATTGTAGGGAAGGATTCACATCGGTTCTTTCTATAAAAATGCCTGATCCAAGATTTTCTTCTCAAACCAAGGAAAAGCTTGTATCTTCAGAAGTCCGTTCTGTAGTAGAGAGTTTTGTTAATGATGGTCTTTCTGCTTGGTTAGAAGAACATCCACTAGAAGCAAAGATTATAGTTAAAAAGGTTTTAGATGCTTCTATGGTGAGAGATGCAGCGCGACGTGCTCGAGATCTTACACGCCGTAAAGGGGTTCTAGATATAGCATCTCTGCCAGGAAAACTTGCAGATTGTTCAGAAAGAGATCCTAAAAAATCAGAGTTATTCTTAGTTGAAGGTGATTCTGCTGGTGGTTCCGCAAAGCAAGGCCGTTCACGCGAAAATCAAGCTATTTTACCGTTACGTGGAAAAATTTTGAATGTAGAACGTGCTCGATTTGATAAAATGCTATCAAGTCAGGAAATAGGAACTTTGATTACCGCTCTTGGTACAGGAATAGGACAAGATAGTTTTGATATCAATAAACTGCGATATCATAAAATTATAATTATGACAGATGCTGATGTTGATGGAGCGCATATTAGAACTCTTCTTTTAACATTTTTTTTTAGACAGATGCCTTCTTTAATCCACAATGGGTTTTTATACATCATAAAACCCCCTTTGTATGGCATAACAAGGGGAAAATCTTTACAATACGTTAAGGATGAAGAGTCTCTTGAGGATTACCTCATCAATCAGTCTCTTTCGGAAGAAATAGAGCTTTTTTGCGATTCTAAAGGAGTAATAAGTAAAAATGACTTACGAAATTTTATTGATGATGCTTTAAAAATTGATAAGCTGATTAAAGATTTTTATCCAAACCATGATAAGACGTTTATTGAACAAGCTGTAATTTCTGGTGTTTTTAATTGTGAAAGTGATCAAGAAATTAATGTAAGTCTCGCTTCTAAATTGGCAAACAGATTAAATTTTATTGCAGAAAAATCTGAAAAATCTTGGCACGGTAGCATTAATAATTCTGATATACTTGTTAAGCGCATTGCACGAGGTGTTCAAGAACAATTTGTTCTTGAGGGATCCTCAATTTTTTCTTTTGGGTCTAAATACAAGAGAATTTTTTCGAATAGGATCGAAGAAAATTATCTAACAATTCTATCCCTAATTTGTAATGGAGATAAAATAAAAATAACAGGCCCTTGTTCTTTGTTAGATACCATATTTTCTATAGGAAGAAAAGGAATCTCGATGCAGCGTTATAAAGGATTAGGAGAGATGAATGCTAGTCAACTTTGGGAGACTACACTTAATCCCGACACTCGTTCTTTATTGCGTGTTAAAATAACCGATGCTTCTCAAGCTGACGATCTTTTTTCTCGTCTAATGGGTGATGAAGTAGAGCCACGCCGCGAATTTATACAAGAAAATTCCTTACCATCTGCCCTTGATATATAA
- a CDS encoding Maf family protein, whose amino-acid sequence MIKNIILASSSLSRRKLLQNSGIQFSVVKPNIDEREMEKKMDFSERKRPEKIALILAEKKALEVSNRYPESFVIGCDQTMSLGSSIYHKPVDMLEAEKNLLRISGKKHRISSAYVLVQNGKVLRHHISVAQLTMYKLSEEFIKFYLNKIGKKALLSVGSYQIDKEGIQLFSSIKGSYFSIVGLPIIELINDLKIEKVID is encoded by the coding sequence ATGATAAAAAACATCATTTTAGCATCTTCTAGTTTATCACGCAGAAAATTATTGCAAAATTCTGGTATTCAATTTTCAGTTGTAAAACCCAATATTGATGAAAGAGAGATGGAAAAAAAAATGGATTTTTCTGAGAGAAAAAGACCTGAAAAAATTGCCCTAATATTAGCAGAAAAAAAAGCTTTAGAAGTGAGTAACCGATATCCTGAGTCTTTTGTTATAGGATGTGATCAAACCATGTCCTTAGGGAGTTCTATTTACCACAAACCCGTAGATATGCTAGAAGCCGAAAAAAATTTATTAAGAATATCAGGAAAAAAACACCGTATTAGCAGTGCATATGTTTTAGTACAAAACGGAAAAGTCTTACGTCATCATATCTCTGTAGCACAGTTGACTATGTATAAATTATCCGAAGAATTTATTAAATTTTACTTAAACAAGATTGGCAAAAAAGCTTTACTCAGTGTAGGTTCTTACCAAATTGATAAAGAAGGCATTCAATTATTTAGTTCAATTAAAGGAAGCTATTTTTCTATAGTAGGACTACCCATTATAGAGCTTATTAATGATCTTAAAATTGAAAAAGTAATAGATTGA
- the hemE gene encoding uroporphyrinogen decarboxylase, producing the protein MNERKQKILEVLQGNVINPPPIWLMRQAGRYLPEYRQIRKKFKNFLDMCYTPEYTVELTLQPIRRYNFDAAILFSDILVIADALGRNVRFVENEGPRMDPITTQEIYLLNPNIDLFLNYLLPIFQSISILRKKLPNHITLIGFCGAPWTVASYMISGGFIKDHGQNRVFAYQNSRAFNWLLDFLSDVSAEYLIAQIHAGVDVIQIFDTHAGCLGEHEFENYAARSVGRIISAVRRKYPNAKFISFAKGAGYMLKNYRRLTDSNAIGLDWSVPLSFALELQKEGPVQGNLDPMRLVVGNQVMIDGVNAILDVLGSGPFIFNLGHGITPQVDPKNVLDLVKTVRSEKI; encoded by the coding sequence ATGAATGAACGAAAACAAAAGATTCTTGAAGTCTTGCAAGGAAATGTAATTAATCCCCCCCCTATTTGGCTTATGAGACAAGCAGGAAGGTATTTGCCAGAATACAGACAGATACGTAAAAAATTTAAAAACTTTCTAGATATGTGTTATACACCTGAATATACGGTAGAATTAACATTACAACCTATAAGACGATATAATTTTGATGCTGCTATTTTATTTTCTGATATTCTCGTAATAGCTGATGCCCTTGGTAGAAATGTTCGTTTTGTAGAAAATGAAGGTCCTAGAATGGATCCTATAACTACTCAAGAAATTTACTTATTGAACCCTAATATTGATCTTTTTCTCAATTATCTTTTACCAATATTTCAATCAATTTCCATTTTACGTAAAAAATTACCGAATCATATAACTTTAATAGGATTTTGTGGCGCACCATGGACTGTTGCGTCATATATGATATCCGGTGGTTTTATAAAAGATCATGGACAAAACCGAGTTTTTGCTTATCAGAATTCTCGTGCATTTAATTGGCTTTTAGATTTTTTATCTGATGTTTCAGCGGAATACTTAATAGCTCAGATTCATGCTGGGGTTGATGTAATTCAAATATTTGATACACATGCTGGCTGCCTTGGTGAACACGAGTTTGAGAATTATGCTGCTAGGTCAGTTGGTCGCATAATATCAGCAGTACGCAGGAAATATCCTAACGCTAAATTTATTAGTTTTGCTAAAGGTGCTGGATACATGCTTAAAAACTATCGTCGTCTAACTGATTCTAATGCTATAGGTTTAGATTGGTCTGTTCCCTTATCATTTGCTTTGGAACTTCAAAAAGAAGGTCCTGTTCAAGGAAATCTTGATCCGATGCGTCTAGTTGTTGGTAATCAAGTAATGATAGATGGGGTGAATGCAATTTTAGATGTATTAGGTTCTGGTCCTTTTATTTTTAATCTTGGTCATGGTATTACTCCACAAGTTGATCCTAAAAATGTTTTGGACTTAGTTAAAACTGTACGTTCGGAGAAGATTTAA
- the hemJ gene encoding protoporphyrinogen oxidase HemJ, protein MKFFLSDSIGKKAQAIAFIALFVFLFLSLLCFFFLTSQFNLCIKSIHILSVISWMAGLLYMPRIFVYHSLSAPDTDQYKTFEIMEERLFKVIMNPAMILSWVCGLYLAWKTFYIHIGWLRLKMISVLFLSFYHVYLSFVMRKFRDKKLFHSPKYFKIINEIPTLIMIIIVFLSVIKPF, encoded by the coding sequence ATGAAATTTTTCCTTTCGGATTCGATAGGTAAAAAAGCACAAGCTATTGCTTTTATTGCATTATTCGTTTTTTTATTTTTATCCTTACTTTGTTTCTTTTTTTTAACGTCTCAATTTAATTTATGTATAAAAAGTATACATATCTTATCCGTCATATCTTGGATGGCGGGATTACTCTACATGCCAAGAATTTTTGTCTATCATAGTTTATCAGCACCAGATACAGACCAATATAAAACTTTTGAAATTATGGAAGAAAGACTTTTTAAGGTCATTATGAATCCGGCTATGATATTATCGTGGGTATGTGGTTTATATTTAGCATGGAAAACGTTTTATATTCACATTGGATGGTTACGTTTAAAAATGATTTCTGTTCTTTTTTTATCGTTTTATCATGTTTATTTATCATTTGTGATGAGAAAATTTCGCGATAAAAAATTGTTTCACAGTCCAAAATATTTTAAAATAATCAATGAAATACCAACTTTAATTATGATTATCATTGTTTTTTTATCCGTTATAAAACCTTTTTAG